The following nucleotide sequence is from Apium graveolens cultivar Ventura chromosome 4, ASM990537v1, whole genome shotgun sequence.
CCGCGAATTACGATGATTTAGGAGAAGATTTGTGGCTGGGAAGAGGCATGTTAATGACTGGATAACAACTTTCAAATTCAAACTCTTCTCTCTATGCCTCTTTTCTCTCTATCTTTATTGTTGCTCATGACGATCTATCAATTTTATTTTCGTCGATGTATGATATGAATCATTTTTAACTAATAGATACTCCTTTTACATCTAAATCACTATGAAAATATTATTGTTGATTGTGTTTATGGTTCTTACTTTTGGTCTTTTGTTCATAAATTTTGTTTTTGTGTTCATAAGTTTAGTTGTTTGTGTTTATAAGTATATGTAATAAATTCTAATTATTTGTGATTTATTTAATTACACCTAATTTAATGATATACTTTTGGTTAATGTAGATTGTGTGTGACTTTTATGTTGCAACTTTTCGGACTTCGGGGAAGATTTGCAAAGGAAGAAATTTAGAAAAGAACATAAAATTTTTAGTTTTGGTGAGTTTGCCGGTTGTTTCTCTTAATTATTAGTATCATATTAAAGAGATATGTTACTTACTTATAGTTCATTATACATAGACTCTGTATTTGGAAAAATGTAAAAGAATATACCTTCAAATGTATATTTACATATGAattgttatattataattatatatcaTGTTTGGTTTTACTTAAATGTTTGCAAGTGTTTGATTTCAGTTATAAAAGAGTTTTGAATTGAGTACCACCGTTGTGATTTTAATTCTAAGATAGTTTGTAGCTGAATATCAActgtttaattttaattttaggagaGTTTTGAATTGAATACCAACTGTTTGATTTTAGTTCTAAAAGAGTCTTTATcaattcttttcccagtatttAACCTAAAATCAGTCTTTATAAAGATACTGATGTTTACGTTTTTTTTGTTCCGTACACCGTCATGTTTGAGATTTTGGGTTAATTATATATCTTGAATTTTTTACACTATATCGTTATTTGAAATTGTATGAGTACTTTGTATGCAATATGTTTGATTAAAATTCTTAAAGAGTTTACAATTATTTTTCTTCATTAGTAGTTGATATTTAAACTTTAATACCCTGATTCTTCTAAATTACAGGTTGTATGTGAATTGTTTATGGGCAAAATGAGGTATAATGATacattaatattattatttgtAATTGCTTTGTATTTGTGTTCGTGTTTGAAGATGAAAGTAAGTATTTTGCAGTACAATATTTGATAAAAGATTTCAATGAGATTGTTCGTGTTTCACATAATTACTCCTGGAGCTTAAGTTGGATGGGGCAAATAATTCTCAAATGGTGATCAGTGATATTATTCAGTTAGGTCATTAATTTACAAAATAATTTAAGCAAAGAATTGTAGTTGACATACTTATTAATAAAAAACAAAATcctaaaaaatagaaaaaaaataaataaaaaataaaaaatttaacttCAACGTGCGAAGCGGGCATAGCATTCAAGTTATTCAAGTTATTGTGTATATGGTGGGTGGGACATGAAAAAAGAAGAGAGAGGAGATAAGTTAGATAGTTGCGCGGGAGGACATAGATAGATTACTTAACGCGTGTACACCCCCCCCACGCGTCCCCTATTTTCTGTTATCATTTCCAGTAGACGGACAAAAAAAAAGGAGAAAGAAATAGAAACAAAAAGGGGACGATGACTTCTGAAAACCCTAATCACAACCGCACCCCAATGTACCCTAAAATTGATCCTAATCCTAATTCTTCATCCTcgtcatcatcatcttcattatATCCATCTCTCGACATGAAAGATCTTCTTGTTCAAAATCTGTTTCCAGATGATTTAAATTCACCCTCTGCGCCACCTCTATCTCTTCAAGAGACTTTAATCTCTATTCCTGGCTCTATTCTCCACTTAATCGACCACCAGAACAGTGTCCAACTTGCTTCAGGTGATTTCTCCATTTCGAAACTCAGTCAAGGAGACCACGTTGTTGCTGTTATTGCCAAAGTCTCTGATGACATCCAGTGGCCTTTGATTAAAGACGAGGCCGTTGTTAAGCTTGATCACTCTCATTACTTCTTTTCCTTCCGTCCTCCCTCTGACAATCAGGGTGAGGTTAATGATTTGTTGAATTACGGTTTGACTTTCGCGTCCAGAGGCCAGACCACTCTGTTGGGAAATTTGGATCATGTTTTGGAGGTGTATACTAGTTTTTCTGTGCACAAGGTCGAAAACAAAGAGATGATGATGGATGGAAATGTGGCTAAAGAGTTGTCACCTTCCGATTTCAAGTCGGACAAGAAGAAAAATGTCATGGAGAAGAATTGTCAGGCTTATTGGACAACATTGGCGCCTAATGTGGAAGATTATAGTACTACTGCTGCTAAGTTAATTGCTGCAGGGTCCGGGCATTTGATTAAGGGAATTTTGTGGTGTGGTGATGTTACTGTAGATAGGTTGAAGTGGGGGAATGAGGTTTTGAGTAAAAGGATGGGCCCTGCTACCCAAGCTGAGATTAGTCCCGAAACTTTGAAGAGAATCAAAAGGtgatttttcttttttttttgttagTTAATTATTGTTGTATCTTGCACATCTTTTCTTTTGAATTGTGCTTTGGTGCTATTAATTAGACACCTAAGCATATAAGTTTTAGTGTACCATGACTTGTTAGTTATATAGATTGAGGACTTCTACATAAAAGCTCATGATAGAACTATGTTTTTAAGGCTATTACTCAGGAATCCTACATAAAGCTCGTGATAAGAAATATGCTTCCAATGCTATAAAAATGATGAGTACAATAACTGCCAAGCACACAGTGTTAGCCAATCATTGATTCATCCACAAATACCATCAAATTTCTAATACTCCttaaaaaataaatcttaaaCAAACTAGACAAAAAATTAATAAAAGAGCATgcaaaactaataaaataaactTTACAGTCAACAGATTGATCTAAAAACTACTTCCTGTCATAAGCAAAATAGAGAAAGAAACAAAAGTTTTCCAtgtaaaaagaaaaaaaatggggaaTTGAATAATGGAAAAAGtttttaaacaaaattaaaaaataaattgtttGTATTTAGCCCATATTTATAAGGGAAACAATTACGAGTTTGGGTTTCTCAATTCATTTTTGAATTCTACCTTTCTTTTTCCTTGTTCAACAAGTTTTGACCACCTccttgattttttttattttcttgaaTTTTCCAAATTAATTATTTTCCTACACAATATTAACAATTTAATAACAAAATCTATGAAAAAACAAGAATAGGAATAAGGAACCTGAGATTCTTAGGTTTTCGTATCATGAGATTTTTTCAGTGATATCAGGTTTTGCAATAGATCACAATTTTTTCTACAATAAATATAGTTGATCAAGGCCGTCTCAACCAAATTTGAGGCCCTAAGCAAGTTTTTAAAGGAGGCCTTTTccaaaatataaaaaatattttattttattttgtatatAACTTTATGTTTCTTTATGATATAATGCatacttttatatattttaaaataatttattttttaggTTATTACAAGATAATTATTCACAAAACAATAATGATAACatgataattaattatatttacatcttacaaaataaatttatacTTTTTTATTTATTGCTAGATTAATATGTATGTTATTGTAACATATAAGTTTATGGAATGTTAAAAGAAGTCTTATAGCACAAAAAGATATAAGTTGCATTATTTATAAGAACATAAAACTTTTGAAacacaaaaataaaatttatatatatatatttaaacaaaaaaattattGTACTTGATATAATATTGACATTATACACATATCACTTAAAATATTAATATCATTTGTTATTCTAATTCTCATTTTTTAAGTTAaactaatttatattttatttatatttaatgttatataatttttttgaaagtacaatatatttcatttttttctcataaatatataaaaaaattaggTATTACCTAAGTTACCCGGACTCTTCAATTTTGCCCTCGTACCCGTGTCCACCGGACATGACATGGGCGTGGGTATGAGATCTGAGTCGGATCCTTCATATGGAAACAAGACACTTTGGCCTTAAGAAACCTaattcaaaatgatttaaaaGGCCTCTCAACAACTTAATCCTCTTAATTATAGGGAGGGATGTCTATAAATTACTATTTTCATATTATCCTTTTGATTTATGTTATAAATATGACACAACCAATTATGTAAATGTTTAATTTATGTGGTAGAAGACACGAATTTACAAATGTATTGTATAAAAAGTAGGTATATTTTCGCTTATGTGAAGGTTATATGTCGAATCCCCGCAGCCGTGTCCGATTTTGGATCCACATCTACGAATCCTAATTTTGTATAAACTAAGGGTCTGACACTTGGATTTGCACATGTGTCCGATACCCATACCCGAGTCCGGGTAACTTAGGGTATTACAACCTAAATATATATATgaagaattttaaaatatttgGGGCCTTTTTAGGGTTGGGGCCCTAAGCGACCGCTTAGTTTGCCTAGCTGTTGAGCCGGCGAGCCGGCCCTGTAGTTGATATAGCATTGTTCTACGGCTACACTTGTTGACTTTCTCAAACCGACTAGTCGCCACCAGTCAGCTCTATGACAACAATGCGCAACATCCATATTGTTAGGTTATGTGTTGTAAACTTGTCGTTAGGTTTTGTTGCTGAAGTTTTTGTTATAAATTTTTTGTTGTAGACTTGATTGTTTTGCTTTTCTCTTTGCAATTAGTGGATTTTCCTGTTTCAGAACGAAAACTTATGATTACGTTTGGCTGGTCTAGACATTGAGATTCCTATTATTACTTAATCCAATTGTGGAAGATTATTTGGAGTATTAGTTGGATATATATTTTAATGTTTTAGTATGATAATTTAGATGTATACTTAAACTTATGCAATGAGTATAtagataatttttttttatatttgatCTAAAAAAAAGGAATATTGCTAAAATATATGATAATAATTTATGGTAAAATCTTATAATTTAATCTTGTTTGATAATATATAGTATTTTATATCTATAATTTTGGACAAAATAGGATGTGGATTTAATTTACACAAAAATTAATCGGTAGAGGACCTTTACAGATAATCAAACTAATATGTTATATTTTTAGAATGCCCGTCATGTTTCCTGCATTTTGTACTAGATTGTAGCTTTAAAATCTCACATATGTAATGTCTGTGTTTGGTGAATTTGTAGGGTGAAACGGGTGACAAAAGTGACCGAAAAAGTAGCACTAGGAGTCCTCTCTGGGACTGTCAAGGTTTCTGGATTCTTCACAAGTTCAGTTGCGAACTCTAAATTGGGAAAGAAGTTATTTGGTCTTTTGCCGGGACAAATTGTTCTTGCTTCCTTAGATGGATTTAGTAAGTGAACAATACTCTACCTTTTGATAACAAGAGATAACTTAAATGAGCTTTATTGCATGTCTCGTCCTGTAGATTAATTCCTAAAAAATATGTGCAGCCCTCCTTTTAAGCTAGATTCTCTTTGTTCTTTCTTTATGCAGTTTATTTTGTGACTTAAATGCATTTTCATTTTACTAAAATCTAATTATTAGAATTCTTTTTGGGTATAGATAAGGTCTGCGATGCTGTTGAAGTAGCTGGGAAGAATGTAATGTCAACTTCATCAACTGTTACCACCGGTCTCGTCTCCCAAAAGTAAGTTCTTCCTTTTAATAAAACTTGCGTAGTTAAGTGACGAATCAATGTAATGACGCGTAAAAAATTATGCAGCAAGCGAAATTGATACTTCCTCTAGAACAGATAATTTATGGCAGCTTTTAAGAACAACCAGTTGCATGGTTACACATGAATTTTTTGTTCAACTTTAAGGCCATAGATTTCTAAACTGAATACTAATGAAGAAAGAGAAATTGATAGGGTGGTTTACTTTCAAGTTGCCATCATTTTACTGATT
It contains:
- the LOC141717958 gene encoding protein EARLY-RESPONSIVE TO DEHYDRATION 7, chloroplastic-like — protein: MTSENPNHNRTPMYPKIDPNPNSSSSSSSSSLYPSLDMKDLLVQNLFPDDLNSPSAPPLSLQETLISIPGSILHLIDHQNSVQLASGDFSISKLSQGDHVVAVIAKVSDDIQWPLIKDEAVVKLDHSHYFFSFRPPSDNQGEVNDLLNYGLTFASRGQTTLLGNLDHVLEVYTSFSVHKVENKEMMMDGNVAKELSPSDFKSDKKKNVMEKNCQAYWTTLAPNVEDYSTTAAKLIAAGSGHLIKGILWCGDVTVDRLKWGNEVLSKRMGPATQAEISPETLKRIKRVKRVTKVTEKVALGVLSGTVKVSGFFTSSVANSKLGKKLFGLLPGQIVLASLDGFNKVCDAVEVAGKNVMSTSSTVTTGLVSQKYGEEARKATNEGLDAAGHAIGTAWAVFKVRKALNPKSVMKPSALAKSAAKTAAEMKAKSSK